Within uncultured Methanoregula sp., the genomic segment CTGCCATGATCTACGGGGAAAGGATAGTGGACCCTGAAACCAATGAACCAGTCGGGTTACGGGGTATCATCATCGATCTCACTCTGAGGAAAAAGGAAGCGCTGGCTCTCAGGAAATGCCAGGGAAGGCTCAGGCTCGCGCTCGAAGCGGGTCATATCGGGATCTGGGATGTCGATATCCAGAATATGCAGGTCCATGATATCAGCAGATGGATCAATGGCATGCTGGGATACGATCTGGATCATGATGTTCTCTCCATAGAAAATGTCATACCTTTTATCCATCCCCTTGATATGCCGGGTATAATCCTTGCATTCAGGGATTATTCAAACGGAAAAGTTCCTCTTTTCGAGTGCGGGTTCAGGGTAAAACGTCACGACGGTATCTGGATTCAGGTCGTTGTCCGCGGGCAGATGATCGAACAGGATAGTAACGGACAGCCTTTATGGATTACCGGCATAGTCCATGCTCTCAATGCTGCATCCGGGGCACTTACGGATCCTGATGAAAATTCTCCCTTGCCCGCGATCCCGGCGAAACAGTACAACAACCCGTAAAACACGTCCGCTCTTGCCCGAAAATGATGAACAGGGGTTCACGCATTTTGCCCCGGGTAAGTAATTACCGGCTCCTGCCACTTCCCGGCAATGCCCGGAACCGGCGTCCTCTCCTTTGCCGGAACCCGGTGAAGGAATCCGGGGTTTGGCAACCATTAAAACCATTACGGTAAACACTGTGTACGAAAATCAGGGGCGTTTACCGGAATGAGTTTTTTGTATTTCGACCAGGTATACAAACGCCCCCTTGCCATCCCTCTTATCATTGCGATCAGCGCCACAGCAACGCTCGCCGTCAATGGCTATGGCCTTACTCATGGGATAACGAATGTCCTCCCCCATCTTTTCTATATCCCGATCATTCTTGCCGCTTATTATTATCCCCGGCGCGGACTCCTCGTCTCTGTTTGCATCTCGGTTCTGTATTTTGCCGAAGTAGTACTGGTATATCCTGCAGTTTCTGATATCTGGCTGGCGACTGTTGCCCGGTGTATTGTCTTCATCGTTCTTGCCGGGTTGTTCTCCTGGTTAAGCGGGAAGATGCACAGCGACACGCGGATGTGTCGCCGGCTGGTCTCAATGGTCCGGTCCTCCAATGATGCGATCATCGGTAAAACTCTTGATGGTATCATCACGGACTGGAACGAAGGTGCCGAGAACCTCTACGGGTATACCGCCGGGGAAGCGATCGGAGAATCCATTTCGCTGATTATGCCTGTAAGCCGGGCTTCTGAAATGACGACGCTCCTGGAAAAGGTCCGGAATGGTGAACCGGTTGAGCGGTATGAAACGGAACGGATAACCAAAGACGGGAGAATTATCCAGGTCTCCCTCTCCATATCCCCGATAAAAAATGAAGAAGGCATTGTTATCGGGGCTTCGACCAGTGCTCACGATATCACGGTGCAGAAAGAGATGCAGGACCAGATCCTCCGGTCGAGGAATGAGTGGGAGCTAACCTTCGATGCAGTTCCCGATATGATCGCCATCATCGACCGGAACCACCGGATTGTGCGGATCAATCAGTCCATGGCCAGGAGACTCAACCTCACTCCTGAAGAGGCTGTCGGCCGGGCCTGTTACCAGCTCGTGCACAATCTCTCCGCTCCCCTGGAAATCTGCCCCCACTCCCGGCTCCTTATCGACGGGAATTCCCATTCCGCTGAGATTCACGAAAATGCCCTCGATGGGGAATTCCAGATAACCGTCTCCCCGCTGCACAACCCTGCGGGCGAAGTGACCGGGAGTGTTCATATCCTTCACGACATCACCGCGTTCAGGAAAGCCCAGGACGTCCTGGAGGACCGGGAACGTTTTCTCAACCGTCTCCTTGAGACGATTTCCAATCCGATTTTCTACAAGGATAAAAACGGTTTTTTTCTGGGATGCAACTCATCGTTTGAAAAATACCTGGGTCTCAGAAAAGACCAGATTATCGGAAAGACGGTCTATGATATTGCCCCCAAAGAGCTCGCTGACATTTATTTCCGGAAAGACAGCGAGCTCTTCGCATCCCCCGGCACCCAGATCTATGAATCGCAGGTGCGTTACGCGGACGGCACCGTACACGATGTCATCTTCACCAAGTCCACGTTCAACGGCCGGGATGGCAGGATCGAAGGTCTTGTGGGAGTAATTCTCGATATCACGGATCGCAAGCAGTGGGAACTGGCCCTGCAGCAGGCAAACAACAAGCTCAATATGCTCTCCTCGATAACACGGCATGACATCCTCAACCAGCTCATGGGACTACGGGCATTTCTTGAATTGTCCCGGGAGATGGTAACCGATCCCGAAGTCCAGGGATTTATCGAAGGTGAGGAACGCGCAGCAGAAGCCATCGGGAGGCAGATCGAGTTCACCCGGTATTACCAGGATATCGGGGTCCAGGCCCCCCGGTGGCACGATCTCGGACAGATCGTTCGAAGTTCCCTGTCGCAACTGAACCTGGGACATACATCGGTGGATATTAAATTACCGGATACCGAGGTTTACGCAGATCCCCTCATTGAGAAAGTGTTTTACAATCTCGTGGAAAATTCGCTCCGCCATGGCGAGGGTGTGACTCGTATAACATTCTCCCAGGAGGAAACTCCCGAGGGGCTGGTCGTGTCGTACATGGACGATGGTATCGGGATATCTTCAGAGGATAAGGCCCGGCTTTTCCAGAAAGGGTTTGGCAAGAATACCGGTCTCGGTCTCTTTCTGTCCCGCGAGATCCTCTCGATCACCGGCCTTTCCATCCGCGAAACCGGTATACCCGGGAGCGGTGTCCGGTTCGAGATTATTGCACCGAAGGGAAAGTACAGGATCCACTCCCCATCCGGTCCCTGATATGAGCTGCCCATGCACCCCCGATCATTCCCCACCCCCGTGAGCGTGATACCCGATGCCTGAGAAAACCGTTCCTCCCAGCCCGTTACCGGCATTTCTTGCCCTGCAGAAAGCTGAAATGACCGAGTACCTGATCTACACGAAGATAGCAGCCGCAACAAAAGATCCCCATAACCGGGAAGTCCTTACACGGATTGCCGGTGAAGAGCTCCACCATTACCAGATCTGGAAACGGTATACGCAAAAAGATGTCCCCCCGTCATTCGTTCTCGCATGGATCTATGCCCTCGCAGCCCGGATCCTCGGGATTACGTTCACCCTCAAGATCCTTGAGCGGGTCGAACACCGGGCGCAGAACCTGGACCGGACAATGCCCTCCGACATACCGGAAGTTGCGGGGATCCTTGAGAACGAAGAACGGCATGAACAGGAGCTCATAGCCCTCATTGACGAAGAGCGGCTGAAATATGTTGGCTCCGTGGTGCTCGGACTCAACGATGCCCTCGTGGAATTTACCGGCACGCTCGCAGGGCTCACGTTTGCCATCCAGAACACCCAGATCATTGCCGTTGCCGGTCTTATCATGGGGGTAGCGGCTTCCCTTTCCATGGCAGCATCGGAATACCTCTCGCAGCGTTCGGACGCCGGGCCCACCGACCCCTTCAAGGCATCGGTTTATACCGGTTTCACGTATATCGTGACCGTTGCTATCCTGATCCTGCCATTCCTCGTCCTTCCGTCTCCCTATCTTGCGCTCGTATTTACGCTGTGCGGGGCTGTGAGCATTATCTTCTTCTTTACCTTCTACATCTCGGTAGCCAGGGACCTCCCCTTCTGGAGGAGGTTTGGCGAGATGGCTGCGATCAGTCTTGGCATTGCAGCGATATCCTTTGTTATCGGCCTCGTAATACGGGTATTTTTGAATGTCAATGTCTAGGAAACCTTCCTGCCTCTTTTTTTACGGAGTATGTTCCGCCCGTTTTCCGGAATACAGATTGGTAGATTTATTAATTCAGAGATTATTCACAACGTATGCATATTGGGCGTGGATTTTCTGATCTCTGCAGGGAGATAACTCCTGTCATTATGGTATCCGCGCTCCGCAAATACGGGTATGGTGTTGTATGAAAGGGCTGTCGTTCCGCCTGCCGGCCTGCAGCGTTCTTGTAAAAATCCTGCTGGTATTTCTTGTCCTTTCGGTCCTGTCACTCCTTGTTTGCGGTCTTGTGGCGTATGTCACGATCAGCAATGTAGGGTTCTCCGCAGAAAAGGACAGCATCTCTCTTGGAAACAAGGCAGTCGATGCTGCTACCGGCGCCCTGAAGGATGCTGCTGAAAAAAACCTGGTCCAGCTGGCTTCCGATCAAGCGGATCTTACCAATGTCCTTTTTGAGGACACGATCACCGAGATGGAGATCCTTGCCACACAGGCCGAAACGGCAGGATACAATTCTCCGATCGCCCCCCTCACCCGACCCTACGCCCGGGAGAATCCCCCGGCTGATCCCGCGGACGCGACCGTCATCTTTCTTGCACCCGGTTCCCGTGCCACAAAAGATTCCGAGGAGTACCGTACCGTTGCCGGCATGAGCGATCTTCTCCGGGGCGTGTATTATGCCGATGGCAACCTCACGAGCGTTTACGTTGTTACTGATTCCGGGATTGTTGTGATGTATCCCTGGCGGAGTTTTGAAAACGGTACTATAGATCCCCGGAACCGTGACTGGTTTACCGGTGCAGAAAAGGCAGGGGATGTCTACTGGTCTGAACCGTACAGGGATTCTGCAACGAATGATATCGTGGTGACATCTTCAAAAGCAGTCCGGACCCGGTTTGGTACCTGGGTTGTCGGGAGCGATGTTACGGTCGGTGATATCAATTCGGCCTTCCTCAACCAGGCACTTGACGGACGGGGCTATGCAGTACTCATGGATAACAAGGGCACAATTATCAGCCGCCCCAATCTCTCCTCGGGAGAAACCATGGGTGCGGGAACGTACGTTCCGGAAAATGTATTCCGGGGCGATAATCCTGCCCTTGCAGTAATCAGCAGGAACATGACTGCTGGCAAAAAAGGCCTTGAAACGACAAATTTCAACAATGTCGAGACATATGTTGCCTATGCCCCGGTCAGATCCCTGAACTGGAGTTTTGCTGTTTCCATGCCTGTAGATGAGATCACGGCACCAATACAACCCACCCGGGATATGATCGTTGCGGCAACCATTCTCACTGGTGCCCGGATCGATGAGCAGACAGACCGCGTACGGGATATCTTTACCGTACTCGTCCTGGCCCTCATCATTGTTGTCGCCATCCTTTCTGTTTACCTGGCACGGATCATAACCCGTCCCGTGGAAGCTCTTAAGAAAGGTACACTGGCTATCGGCCATGGGGATCTGGATTACCGGGTCCGGCTGGAAACCCGCGACGAGTTCGAGGACCTTGCCCACTCATTCAACCAGATGGCCGGTGATCTCAGGAAAAATATTGACGAACTCCGGCGTACGACCGCAGAGAAAGAGCGGTATACAAAAGAGCTCGAGATTGCAAAGGAGATCCAGGAGAGTTTCCTTCCCGAGTTCATCCCGGAGATCCCCGGTTACGATATCGCTGCCACAACCATCCCCGCCATGGAGATCGGGGGTGACCTGTATGATTTCCTCCCTCTCAAAGGCGGGCACTGGGGTTTCCTGATCGCCGATGTGTCCGGGAAGAGTGTGAGTGCTGCCCTGTATATGGCGCTGTCCCGGACACTCTTCCACGCGAGCGGAAGCGAACATCAGCACCCAAGCGCGACCGTCCAGTGGGTGAACCGGATGCTCTTTGATGACGGGCGATCGGGTATGTTCATCACGGTCTTTTACGGGGTGCTCGATCCGGAAAAAAAGACATTTGCCTATGTCAACGCGGGGCACAATCCTCCGATCCTCGTGAAGAAGAACGGGGAGAAGGCCCGCTACCTGGAAGGCCGGGATATCGCACTGGGTGTGCTTCCGGAAGTGAAAGCCGCCTCGCATGCCCTTCTCCTGGAACCGGGCGATCTCCTCGTCTTGTATACGGACGGGATAACGGAGGCGTTCAACGAGGTGAATGTGGATTTCAGTGAAGAACGCCTGGTTGCCTACCTGGAGAAGAACCGGTCTCTCCCGGCCCGGGAAATTCTCGCAGGTCTTTTAGCCGAGATCCAGGAATTCCGGGGTAATGCCCCCCAGTCAGATGATATTACCCTGCTCGTGATCCGGGTGGAGTGATACGAAGGACCTGGCCCGGAAATTGCACACCCGGGTCCGGAAATGTTCCGGAAAATACGTGAAAATCTTCAGGGTATTCCCTTATCGCCCCGCTTGATTGGGTCGCGGGTGATGTTCAGGGTAGTGACATCCATGCTCGGCCGGGCCTCATGCCGGATCCCTGCGATGCCGGCGGCCTGTTCGTCAAGGTTCGTTATGAGCAGTTCCAGTTCTGAAATGTCATGATCCTTTTTCAGTTCACTGAGTAATACACCAATAACTGACCGTTCTTTCGGCTGTCTGACTGCCGGATCGCCAAGGTACGCATAGCAGAGTGCAGCCTGGTAGGCCTGGGTAAGAGTCACCAGTTCATCCAGGAGGGCTTTACGGTAACCCGGCCCGGATTCCTGCCCGAATGCTTCAAGCCAACGGGTGATCCGGACATATTCCTGCCACATTTCAGAGGGAATTTCCGCACCCTCTTCCACGAGGGTATCGAGAAGTGCGAGGGTGCGGGCTTTCTCGTAGCTGGGAACGTACGCCGAAAACGCCCCGGAATATTCAGGATCAGAAAAATGCGCCCGGGCATTCCCGACCGCGGATGCGAATTCCTGCAATCGGTGCCGTAGAGAGTCGATCGGTGTCGGGTCCATGGGAATGCCTGTTGTCACTTCGAATTGCGGGGGAGGGATTGCTCTAAAGAACCAATGAGAAATGTGTCTTTTGTATTGCCCGTTTTGCTTAAAAAAAGTTTCCAGAAACCCCGTAGTTTTTTTTCTGTCGGATCTTTACCCCAAACCGTCCGTTCATCCAAACTCAAACCCACGGATCTTTTTATCCGGAAAAACCATGATTGATGCATAATATCATGTCTCACGAAGTCACCGACAATAGTGCCGCGGAAGGATCGTACTCCTCCAAGCAGCGGACGGTTCTTACCAGCCTTGTTGTTGATTTCGTTCTCTGGCTCCCCGATATTGCTGCGGCCATCCTCTCCGGTTCGATCGTCCTGTTTGCCGATGCCGTGAAATGCGCAAACGAGATCCTTGCAACCTTCTTTGCCTATCTCACGATCCGGAAGATGGCGAAAGGTGGCGCCGGGGTATACGATTACGGCATGGGAAAATTCGAGACGGTCACCTCTGTTATCACGGGTGGGGTGATGTTCATCTCGCTCGCTCTTGTCTTCCTCGTGGCTATCTATCGGATCGCCGTACCTGCGGAGATTGTCCATGAGGGGGCATACCTGGGTATTTTCCTGATGGTTGTCGGCGTCTGTACGAATTCCTGGCTCTGGCACAAGAACCTCCGGCTGTACCGGAAGGAACCGTCCCCAATCATGGATTCGCAATGGCGCCTTTTCAGAACCAAGGCGTTCTCGGATTTTGTTGTTCTGCTCTCCCTTATTGCAACCATCGGACTCTCTCATTATGGCTGGTCGCTCTATATCGACCCCCTGGCATCCTTCGTTATTGCCGGGTTCCTGCTCTTCTCCGGCTACCGGGTCATCACTACCTCGCTCCCCGATCTCCTCGACAAAACACTTGATGAAGAGCTCCAGATGGTGATTGTCCGGCACCTGGCGGATTTTTTCCATGATTACTCTGCACTCCACGGTGTCCGTTCCCGCCGCTCCGGCAACAACGTATACATCGAGATCTTCCTCGAATTTGATGGTGAACATCGAATGAGTGAAGTTCAGGATAACATCAACCGGATCAAACAGTCGCTTGAGGCAACGATTCCCCGGAGTCATGTGAGTATTGTTCCCACCACTGCGCCCGTGAACTCCGACGGATCACCGGATGATAAGGCAAAAAAGGCATGAGACTGGTTTATCGTATCATTTTTACCGGTTTTTCCCGCAGATTTTAAAGAATCGAACGGTCTGCGATACAAAACCGTATGTTTTTCTGTTCCGGCCCCCACATTCCGGAACAAATACCTCAGGATTCTTTCCATGAAGACCATTCTTTATTATTTTACCGGCACCGGAAACTCGCTTGCTGCAGCACGGGGTCTCGCCCGTGGTATTGAGAACTGCGAACTGGTGTCTATAGCCTCAGTCGGGGAAAATATCCCGGAGATTGTCCCGGCCGCAGACCGGGTCGGCATTGTGTGCCCGGTCTATTTCTCCGGACTTCCTGTTATGGTCGCATCGTTTGCCTCCCGTCTCAACATTTCCCGTTCCGGCTACACGTTTGCTGTGGTTACCATGGGTGGCTCTGGTGGCATTCCGACCCTCCGGCAGCTCGACAGTATCCTTGCGAAACAGCCCGGGCAGGGGCTTGATGCCGGGTTCACTGTGAAGATGCCAGGCAATTATATCCTGTTGTACGAATCCCCGACAGGACCGAAGCGGGAAAAGATCCTTGCAGCTGCAGATCAGAAAATTGCAGAAATAACTTCGGCTGTTGATATGGGTCTCGCTGTACGAATTCCCTTCTCACTGACCGGCGAACTCATCCACCGCCTCTTCTATCCACGGTTCGCCCGCCATGTCCATGAAGATGACCGTAATTTCTCGGTCACGGAAAAATGCACATCATGCGGAACCTGCGCCGCCGTGTGTCCTGCTCGTAATATCGAGATCCAGGATGGGCGACCATCATGGCTGCATCACTGCGAGCTCTGCTGTGCCTGCATCCACATCTGTCCCACGCGGGCAATCGGGGCCGGGCAAAGCACTGCAAAGCGGGAACGATACCGGAACCCTTCGGTTAGTATCGCTGACCTGAAAAAACAGCCCGGGGAATAATTTTTCCCTGATTGCATTCCGTTATATTTCGGGCTGCTGCTGTGTACCGCAATGGAATGAGCCGAACCCTTCAACCATGGCCCGGGCATTAATCCCCACAACCTTCCTTCCGGGAAAGAGTTCCTGCAGGATCCTGATCGCCTCTGCATCAGCCGGGTCGCCAAATATCGGGACAATGACCGTGGTATTGCCGATGTAAAAATTCGTATAACTCGCCGGGTACCGTTCATCCCCGTCTGCAATCTTTTTCGGCATGGGCAGCTTTACAACGGTAAGCGGTTGCCCTTCCTGATCACACGACTGGCGGAGAATTTCGTAATTCTCATGGAGGGCAGCGTAATTTTCATCGGTACTATCCGTTTCGTACGCGCAGACTACCGTCGAAGGGCCGACGAACCGGGCAATATCATCGATGTGGCCATCGGTATCGTCCCCCTCGACCCCTTTATTGAGCCAGATCACCTGTTCGACACCGAGCCAGGCCTTTAGCTTCTCCTCTATTTCATCGGCAGATAGTGAGGGGTTGCGGTTGGGATTGAGGAGGCAGGCCCTGGTGGTCAGGACCGTTCCCCTGCCGTTCACATCGATTGAGCCGCCTTCAAGAATGATCCCCGGCTCGAACATGGACAGGTTGAGACGGCGGTTCATCATGAAGGGAACTTTCCCGTCCCGGATCTGGTTCTCGTATTTCTCTCCCCAGGCATTGAAATTCCAGCGGACAAGTGCCAGTTTCCGAAGTGCCCGGTTGACCACAAACGTGGGGCCGTAATCCCGGATCCAGACATCGGTATATTCGTTGGTATGGAGGGTGATCCGCAAAAGATCAACACCCATCTCCCGCAGGCGGGATCTTACTTTCCGGTGGACGATGGCGGTCGGGACAAACAGTTCAACTCTTTCGGACTGGTGGATCGTTGCTATGAACTCGTAGTATGCCTCTTCCACAAGAGAGAGTTTCGGGAATGTATCCGTGCTGTGAGGCCAGGAGAGCCAGACTGCTGCGTGGGGTTCCCATTCGGCAGGCATGTGGAACCCGCGGTTATTCGGGGTATCTCCCTCGCGCAATGCTGGGAATATCCCGCTCTCGCCCGGGAAGTAAGTGCCTATCCTGCCGTAGGTTTCCGGGCGGCGGTTCCGGAGAAAACCCCACGAATCGCTCACGGCCTTGTTCATCGAGAGATCGATGGTTGCGAGGAGCGTTTCTTCGGTATCATCTGCTTTTGCAATAACCTTCCCAAAGGCATCGCAGACAAAGGATCCGCCAAAGAACCGGGTCTCCCCTTCCCTGCCAACCCTGTTGACGGCTGCCACGTGGACACTGTTGGCTATTGCATGGCTGCGCTGGATAAGCTCCCATGCTTCCTGCCAGTTTCCTTCCGCGGGAATGTCCCCGCCGGGATGTCCGATCGCCGTGGGATAAAAGATGATGTCTGCCCCTTCCAGTGCCACGCACCGGGCAGCCTCCGGGAACCACTGGTCGAAACAGATGAGCACGGCGATACGCCCGTACTGCGTGGAATAGACCTGGTACACCTCCCCCGGGTAAAAGTATTCCTTTTCAAAGAATCCGGGATCCTGCGGGATGTGGACTTTATGGTAGGGGGTTTTAAAATTCCCATCTGCGTCGATGACTACTGCGGCATTATAGACCCGGCCTTCCGGGGTTTTTTCCAGGACCGGAACGATGATGACCACGCCGTGTCTCTTCGCTATGGATGCAAAAATGTCTGTTGATTCACCGGGGATGGTTTCTGCGATCCCTGAGATATCGGTGCCGATGTGCTGGGGGAAATACCGGGAGCGGTACAGTTCAGGGAGGCAGATGATCCGGGCACCTGCCGTAACTGCAGCTTCGACCTGCTCCTGTGCTTTTTTCCGGTTCTTTTCCATGTCCTGGCCAACAGCCATCTGGATAAGACCGATTACGACGGTTCCCGGTTCCATGTGTTTCGTGGTATACGGTTTTTCTTATTGGGATAAATAGGATATCCATATCGTCCGGAATGGCTGGTGGCCGGCATCCATCTTTGGCACAGCTTGTTTGTCAGATGGAACGGCTGCATCAGAACTGCGGGAAATTTTTACGGGTCGAAGTGCTTCGAGCTTCGATGTATGATGTCCGGGATTATTGCCGACACCAATAATGCATGGATCGATTTCCGGTCCCTGGCACAGTCACTTTTATATTACCAAATGTCAAAAACAATTGACAAAGGGACTGCATGAAGAAAAATACGTTCTATCTTTTTGTGGGGTGTATCGCTCTTGCCCTTCTGGGAATTTTCTGGTACTCCGTGGAAGTTCACAATGCCCTGCTGATAGAGGCAGCGTTCGTCATCGGGATAGTGATCGTCTACCTGGCCCGAAAGAAAGTAACCGATCTTATCGAAGATGAGCGCAGCGCGAAAATTACGGAAAAAGCGGCCCTGCGGACATTCCAGGTTTTCTGGGTTGTGTTCTGCGCCTTTTCTATCGGGGCGGTCATGAACCTGCTCTACCTCCCCCACTTCCCGCGACCGCGGGTTAGCGGTCCTTCCGGTGATATCCTGGCCTTAGAGATTATGCCCACCAGGATACTGGGGTATTTCCAGCTGGGGCTCCTGTGCCTGATGATCTTCCTCTATGTTGGCTTCAGGCTGTACTATGCCAGAAAGTACGGGGATTGGGAGACCGATGAAGAATAAGATCAAGGTGTTCCGGGCAATGCACGATCTCACGCAGGAAGATCTCGCGTTAGCTATCGGCGTCACCCGGCAGACCATTCTTGCCATAGAAAAAGGCAAATATGTTCCGTCCCTGGATCTGGCTTTCAGGATCGCACGCCGCTTCGATGTAAATATTGAAGAAGTCTTCACGTACGAGAGTGAAGTGCGGACTATCGATATCGACTGACTTCGCATTCTTTTTTTTTATCCCGGTCAGGATTCCTTGCTTAGATCAGTGCCATGGTTTGAAGATACATTATTGTTTTCTCCATTCTCGAGTCCTGCCGGACTGGTTGTGGAGACGTGATTGTACCTATAAATTACCTGGATAAACACAATGTTTATATTACAAAATGTAAAATATACATTACATGGTGTACTCAGGCTGTACTGTTTGCACCGGTATAATGCCTCAGGGATGAACGGCGGGCGAACCCATAAACCATCTCAATAATATCTGCAAAAGTGCGGTAAACTACCAGCAGAACAACCATATCTTCCTCCCTAATGTGGGTGAAGAACCTTAGTCCCAATCCCTGACCGTGGCATTTTACCGGCGTTCACATCAACCTGAATAAACCAGATACAGAATCGTGGATTTTAAGAATACATGGGCACATCTCCCTGAAATGTGGAAGCCCTGGGTGGAATCATGAAAAAACAAGTTATAATTCTGTGCGTACTCTCTCTCCTGTTCCTTGTATGTACGGTGACTGCCGCAGGTACGTCAGTGAGCACAACAAGTTCAGCAAGTTCAAGCAGCAGTTCAAGTAGTACAAGTACATCAACAACGCTCTCACCGGAAAATGCCCTTGCGCAGGTGTATGTCAGTTCAGTTACGGTCGACCCTGAATCATTCTATCCTTATGAGACCGGAACGATCACTGTCCAGATCACCAACGCCGGCTCACAATCCGTTGCATTTTCCCAGGCAACAATACTGTCTGAAGACTTCAACCTCGAGAATCCGGATTCATACCGGGGAATGATCTATCTTGGTCCGGGCAACACGATGACATATACGTTCATCGTTAAGGCAGCCTCATCGGAAGGGACGTACTTCCCCCTGTTTACCGTGGCTTCCCGGGATTCGGGGAGTATCCGGTATCCCATCAAGGTGGCCATTGATAAAACAGACATCCGTACCGGCATCTCGCAAAGACCCGATGCATTTCCGCTTGACGCTGCAAGTACGGTGAATGTAAGCATTTTCAATCCGCGGAAAGGCTTACTCGACAGTATTGAAATAACTCCAACGGGGATCAATGCGGATGTGAGCCCGTCACAGAAATTTATCGCTTCCTTAAACGGGGAAAGTGTCCTCGAAATTCCGTTTACGGTTACTCCTCATGGAAATAACTCTTCCGTGAATTTCCATATTGCTTACCAGAACGGGGATAATGACCATGCAGCCAATCTCTCCCTCCCCCTCAATATCGGTGAGGACAAGACCGGGGCAAAACCCATTGTCAACAATATTGCCCTGGTATCGCAGGGGTCCTCGTATAAGCTTACCGGCGACGTGAATAATGCAGGGATTTCCGATGCAAAAGGCTTGGTTGTCACGGTAGGATCCCCTGCCCGTGCGGTTGAGCCGTATCCGGAATACGCAATCGGATCCCTGGCTGCCGATGACTTTTCCAGTTTCGAAGTTAATTTTGCCAGCACTGATCTCTCATCTGTTCCCCTGGTAATCACGTGGAAAGATACAGA encodes:
- a CDS encoding agmatine deiminase family protein → MEPGTVVIGLIQMAVGQDMEKNRKKAQEQVEAAVTAGARIICLPELYRSRYFPQHIGTDISGIAETIPGESTDIFASIAKRHGVVIIVPVLEKTPEGRVYNAAVVIDADGNFKTPYHKVHIPQDPGFFEKEYFYPGEVYQVYSTQYGRIAVLICFDQWFPEAARCVALEGADIIFYPTAIGHPGGDIPAEGNWQEAWELIQRSHAIANSVHVAAVNRVGREGETRFFGGSFVCDAFGKVIAKADDTEETLLATIDLSMNKAVSDSWGFLRNRRPETYGRIGTYFPGESGIFPALREGDTPNNRGFHMPAEWEPHAAVWLSWPHSTDTFPKLSLVEEAYYEFIATIHQSERVELFVPTAIVHRKVRSRLREMGVDLLRITLHTNEYTDVWIRDYGPTFVVNRALRKLALVRWNFNAWGEKYENQIRDGKVPFMMNRRLNLSMFEPGIILEGGSIDVNGRGTVLTTRACLLNPNRNPSLSADEIEEKLKAWLGVEQVIWLNKGVEGDDTDGHIDDIARFVGPSTVVCAYETDSTDENYAALHENYEILRQSCDQEGQPLTVVKLPMPKKIADGDERYPASYTNFYIGNTTVIVPIFGDPADAEAIRILQELFPGRKVVGINARAMVEGFGSFHCGTQQQPEI
- a CDS encoding DUF2178 domain-containing protein, whose protein sequence is MKKNTFYLFVGCIALALLGIFWYSVEVHNALLIEAAFVIGIVIVYLARKKVTDLIEDERSAKITEKAALRTFQVFWVVFCAFSIGAVMNLLYLPHFPRPRVSGPSGDILALEIMPTRILGYFQLGLLCLMIFLYVGFRLYYARKYGDWETDEE
- a CDS encoding helix-turn-helix transcriptional regulator — its product is MKNKIKVFRAMHDLTQEDLALAIGVTRQTILAIEKGKYVPSLDLAFRIARRFDVNIEEVFTYESEVRTIDID